One stretch of Prunus persica cultivar Lovell chromosome G1, Prunus_persica_NCBIv2, whole genome shotgun sequence DNA includes these proteins:
- the LOC18790415 gene encoding histidine-containing phosphotransfer protein 4, with protein sequence MDKNQRQVRLMRQSLFDQGFLDEQFIQLEELQDDANPNFVEEIATSYYQDSSRSLQTIELALEKTPHDFNKLDGYMHQFKGSSSSIGAKKVKAECQQFREYCKAGNGEGCMRTFQALKREHATLKKRLEAYFQLARQAGPIETARRPK encoded by the exons ATGGACAAGAACCAGAGGCAGGTTCGTCTCATGAGGCAGTCCCTCTTTGATCag GGATTTCTGGACGAGCAGTTTATTCAGTTGGAGGAGCTGCAAGATGATGCTAACCCAAATTTTGTGGAGGAAATTGCTACATCCTACTACCAAGATTCATCTAGATCACTCCAAACCATAGAGCTGGCGCT AGAGAAGACCCCTCATGATTTTAATAAATTGGACGGCTACATGCATCAGTTCAAGGGAAGTAGCTCaag CATCGGAGCCAAAAAGGTAAAAGCTGAGTGCCAACAGTTTAGGGAATATTGCAAGGCAGGAAATGGAGAAGG ATGCATGAGGACTTTCCAAGCATTGAAGAGAGAACATGCAACACTGAAGAAGAGGCTTGAGGCTTATTTTCAG TTGGCAAGGCAAGCTGGACCTATTGAGACAGCACGTCGCCCCAAGTGA